In the Solanum pennellii chromosome 5, SPENNV200 genome, one interval contains:
- the LOC107019628 gene encoding uncharacterized protein LOC107019628 produces MKVKLDQKIKYFKFLHCWTETSGDPMWKLHQKMKKLASTLSIWSKEEFGNIFSTVADFENQVKNAEENVIQHNSEENRAKLHLINAQYIKYLKLEASILEQKAQLQWFKEGDTNSKYSHFIIRDRRRKLFIHKICIDNDVWVQGDENIAKEACDYFQNIFSGREDRINEEVLNCIPQMVNEEHNQILQQIPCLEEMTPVFFSMNPNSAPGPDGFGGKFDQACWEISRKML; encoded by the coding sequence ATGAAAGTGAAACTTGAccagaaaattaaatattttaaattcttgcACTGTTGGACTGAAACATCTGGTGATCCAATGTGGAAGCTGCAtcagaaaatgaaaaagttggCCTCCACTTTGAGTATTTGGTCCAAGGAGGAGTTTGGCAATATTTTCTCTACTGTTGCAGACTTTGAAAATCAAGTCAAAAATGCTGAGGAGAATGTCATTCAACACAATTCAGAAGAAAATAGAGCCAAACTTCACCTCATTAATGCTCAATACATCAAGTACCTCAAACTGGAGGCTTCCATACTTGAGCAAAAAGCTCAACTTCAGTGGTTCAAAGAAGGGGATACAAATTCCAAATATTCTCACTTTATTATAAGGGATAGGAGGAGGAAATTGTTCATCCATAAAATTTGTATTGATAATGATGTTTGGGTACAAGGAGATGAAAACATTGCCAAGGAAGCTTGTGATtacttccaaaatattttctcaGGCCGTGAAGACAGGATCAATGAAGAGGTTCTTAATTGTATCCCTCAGATGGTTAATGAGGAGCATAATCAAATTCTGCAACAGATTCCTTGTTTGGAGGAAATGACTCCTGTGTTTTTTTCGATGAATCCTAACTCTGCACCTGGTCCAGATGGATTTGGAGGGAAGTTCGACCAAGCATGTTGGGAAATATCAAGGAAGATGTTGTGA